The following nucleotide sequence is from Candidatus Methylomirabilota bacterium.
GCCGGCCGGTGGTGGTCTTGCCGCAGCCCGACTCGCCCACGAGGCCCAGCGTCTTGCCCGGCTCGAGGTTGAAGCTTACCCCATCCACCGCGCGAATCACGCGCCGGCGGCGGGCGAGCCACGCACCGCCCACGTCGAACTGCTTGACGAGGCCCTGCACCTCGAGCAGCGGGCCCGCCGTCACGTCACGACCGGGCAGGCCACGAAGTGCCCCGGCTCCCGCTCCTCGAGCGCGGGCTCTTCGCGGCGGCAGCTCGCGACGGCGTAGGCGCAACGCGGGGCGAAGCGGCAGCCCGCTCCTCCCTTGCGGAGATCGGGCGGCACGCCCTCGATGGACGCGAGCGGCTGGCCGAAGCGGCTCGGATGGGGCAGGCACTGGAGCAGCCCGCGCGTGTAGGGATGGATCGGCCGGGCGAAAAGGCTTGCCACCGGCGCGAGCTCGACGATGCGCCCGCCATAGATCACGGCGACGCGGTGGCAGAGCTCAGCGACGACCCCGAGGTCGTGGGTGATCAGGAGCACCGCCATGCCTCGCTCCGCCTGGAGCCGTCGCAGGAGGTCGAGGATCTGCGCCTGGATGGTGACGTCCAGCGCCGTGGTCGGCTCGTCGGCGATCAGGAGCGCGGGCCCCGAGGCCAGCGCCATCGCGATCATGGCACGCTGGCGCAGCCCCCCGGAGAGCTGGTGCGGGTAGTCGCGAGCCCGCTGGCGCGGCGACGGGATCTGGACCAGCTCGAGCATCGCTTCCACGCGCGCCCACGCCTCCCGCTTGCCGCCGCTGTGCGCAAGGATGGTCGAGGCGATCTGGTCGCCGATCGAAAACACGGGGTTCAGCGACGTCATCGGCTCCTGGAACACCATGGCGATCCGCGCGCCTCGCACGCGCCGCATGGCCTCCCCATCCTTGGCGAGGAGATCTTCACCTTCGAAGAGGACCTTCCCCCCCGCGATGCGCCCCGGCGGCGGAACGAGCCGCATGATCGACAGCGAGGTCACGCTCTTCCCGCAGCCCGACTCGCCCACCAGTCCCAGCACCTCGCCGCGGTCGATCGTGAAGCTCACGCCATCGACGGCGCGCAGTATGCCCTGGTTCGTCGCGAAATGTGTCTCGAGGCTCTCGACGGTGAGGAGGGGCCGCACGCTTAGACCTTCAGACGCGGGTCGAGTGTGTCGCGCAGCCAGTCGCCGAGCAGATTGACGGCGAGCACGCTCAGGATGATCGCGAGTCCAGGGAGGGTGGCGA
It contains:
- a CDS encoding ABC transporter ATP-binding protein, with translation MRPLLTVESLETHFATNQGILRAVDGVSFTIDRGEVLGLVGESGCGKSVTSLSIMRLVPPPGRIAGGKVLFEGEDLLAKDGEAMRRVRGARIAMVFQEPMTSLNPVFSIGDQIASTILAHSGGKREAWARVEAMLELVQIPSPRQRARDYPHQLSGGLRQRAMIAMALASGPALLIADEPTTALDVTIQAQILDLLRRLQAERGMAVLLITHDLGVVAELCHRVAVIYGGRIVELAPVASLFARPIHPYTRGLLQCLPHPSRFGQPLASIEGVPPDLRKGGAGCRFAPRCAYAVASCRREEPALEEREPGHFVACPVVT